The Channa argus isolate prfri chromosome 14, Channa argus male v1.0, whole genome shotgun sequence genome includes a window with the following:
- the LOC137098330 gene encoding neuromedin-U receptor 1-like, with protein MLELNCSLTALVNTNATVYTGVGCPEVAVVCGMNISWVLTEGTEQDLLNMCLSEEDYLAMYRGPLRSPVFLPVCVIYLTIFMVGVLGNSLTSLVILRYRVMQTPTNYYLLSLAVSDLLVLLMGMPLELYEMWQNYPFLFGRGGCYFKTFLFETVCFASILNITALSVERYMAVVHPLKVKHMTTRAHVKRVIFMLWVLSMLCAVPNTSLHGIDLLPSRFGREFPRSAICHLVKPTWLYNLIILISTLVFFLLPMLIISVLYLLIGLRLRRERLLTVVDVSCSFGPDSLSLSHRQRLSKRNIQVTKMLCVLVVMFGLCWAPFHVDRLMWSYMDYSSDQHHEIFGPVHIFSGVCFYLSSAINPILYNIMSTRFREMFSHMTCYSNSWPIPSSFQMTQRSTLSEKTPTSMKLT; from the exons ATGCTGGAGCTGAACTGTTCCCTCACGGCTCTTGTCAACACTAATGCCACAGTTTACACTGGCGTCGGCTGCCCCGAGGTCGCTGTGGTATGTGGGATGAATATCTCCTGGGTGTTAACCGAAGGTACTGAACAAGATCTGCTTAACATGTGTTTAAGCGAGGAGGACTACCTAGCCATGTACCGGGGGCCTCTGAGATCCCCTGTTTTTCTTCCCGTCTGTGTCATCTACCTCACCATTTTCATGGTAGGTGTCTTGGGCAACTCACTGACCTCTTTGGTCATTTTGCGCTACAGAGTGATGCAGACACCCACCAACTACTACCTGCTGAGCCTGGCGGTGTCTGACCTGCTGGTGCTACTGATGGGTATGCCGTTAGAGCTCTATGAAATGTGGCAGAACTACCCCTTCCTGTTCGGGAGGGGGGGCTGCTATTTTAAAACCTTCCTGTTTGAGACTGTCTGCTTCGCCTCCATCCTCAACATCACAGCACTCAGCGTGGAGCGCTACATGGCAGTGGTCCACCCCCTCAAAGTCAAACACATGACCACTCGTGCTCATGTCAAGAGGGTCATCTTCATGCTGTGGGTGCTGTCCATGCTGTGTGCTGTGCCTAACACCAGTCTGCATGGGATTGATTTGCTGCCTTCAAGGTTTGGACGGGAGTTTCCACGTTCTGCAATTTGCC ATTTGGTCAAGCCCACCTGGTTGTACAACCTGATTATCCTGATTTCCACGTTGGTCTTCTTCCTGCTCCCCATGTTGATAATTAGTGTTCTCTACCTGCTCATTGGCTTACGGCTACGCAGGGAGAGGTTGTTGACAGTAGTGGACGTCAGCTGCAGCTTCGGACCAGATAGCCTCTCCCTGTCCCACAGGCAGAGACTGAGCAAGCGCAACATTCAAGTCACTAAAATGCTGT GTGTGCTGGTGGTCATGTTTGGCCTCTGCTGGGCTCCTTTCCACGTGGACCGTTTGATGTGGAGCTACATGGACTATTCGTCCGATCAGCACCACGAGATCTTTGGGCCCGTTCACATTTTCTCTGGAGTGTGCTTCTACTTGAGCTCTGCCATCAACCCCATCCTCTACAACATCATGTCCACCAGGTTCAGAGAAATGTTCAGTCACATGACATGTTATTCTAATAGCTGGCCGATACCTTCAAGCTTTCAGATGACCCAACGCAGCACATTAAGTGAGAAAACCCCTACCAGCATGAAATTGACTTAG
- the cpdp gene encoding CPD photolyase yields the protein MLICIRRSFRVSSAPGRLFKLVFPIKERSSPIVFTFFTSETTMSERKRKSTSDGAAGEGPSAKQQKVSSMKKERAGGWLVDLVNQQRSEIKGSMFNQKRLRFINDTKKIKQGSKGVLYWMSREQRVQDNWALIHAQQLAVQEEVPLHVCVCLVVSKSELSTLRHYSFMLKGLQEVAQECKTLNIQFHLLHGTAGEILPGFVSDHSLGAVVTDFSPLKAPLQWLEDVKKNLPKEIPFLQVDAHNIVPCWVASPKLEYSARTIRGKITNLLPEFLTDFPLVERHPYTATRIAKPIDWNKTLGSLQVDRSVGETEWAKPGTKAGMAMLESFIDVRLKLFGTQRNDPNAAALSQLSPWIRFGHLSAQRVALEVKRNGKGKDNSVGSFIEELVVRRELTDNFCYYNKKYDSVEGAYMWAQKTLKDHANDKRPYLYTCEQLEKAQTHDKLWNAAQYQMVVDGKMHGFLRMYWAKKILEWTSSPEEALSIALYLNDRYELDGQDPNGFVGCMWSICGIHDQGWGERPIFGKIRYMNYKGCTRKFDVAKFEKNYCPKKL from the exons ATGCTTATCTGCATTAGGAGGAG CTTCCGCGTTTCCTCTGCACCAGGGCGATTGTTCAAGCTTGTTTTTCCCATTAAAGAGCGCTCCAGCCCAATAGTGTTCACCTTCTTTACCAGTGAAACCACTATGTCAGAAAGAAAACGCAAGTCAACGTCTGATGGAGCTGCTGGTGAAGGGCCCAGTGCCAAACAGCAGAAGGTGTCCTCCATGAAGAAGGAAAGAGCTGGGGGGTGGCTGGTGGACCTTGTGAATCAGCAGAGGTCAGAGATAAAGGGCTCCATGTTCAACCAAAAGCGCCTTCGTTTCATAAATGACactaaaaagataaaacaggGCTCCAAAGGGGTTTTGTACTGGATGTCAAGAGAACAAAGAGTGCAAG ATAACTGGGCACTGATCCACGCACAACAGCTTGCTGTGCAGGAGGAAGTTCctctgcatgtctgtgtctgCTTGGTTGTCTCCAAATCAGAACTTTCCACTCTGAGACATTACAGCTTTATGCTGAAAGGTCTACAAGAGGTTGCACAG GAATGTAAAACCTTAAACATCCAGTTCCACTTGCTCCATGGTACAGCAGGAGAGATTCTCCCTGGATTTGTGTCAGACCACAGCCTGGGGGCAGTGGTGACAGACTTTTCCCCTCTCAAAGCGCCACTACAGTGGTTGGAGGATGTCAAAAAGAACCTTCCAAAGGAGATTCCCTTTCTTCAG gTTGATGCCCATAATATAGTTCCCTGCTGGGTAGCATCACCTAAACTTGAGTACTCCGCCAGGACGATCAGAGGCAAAATCACCAATCTTTTGCCAGAGTTCCTCACTGATTTCCCTCTGGTAGAAAGACACCCTTACACAGCTACAAGAATCGCTAAG CCAATAGACTGGAACAAAACCCTTGGCTCACTGCAGGTAGACAGATCAGTAGGAGAGACAGAGTGGGCTAAACCAGGCACTAAAGCAGGGATGGCCATGTTGGAGTCCTTTATTGATGTACGCCTTAAACTGTTTGGCACGCAACGCAATGACCCAAATGCTGCTGCCCTCAGCCAGCTCTCCCCCTGGATTCGATTCG GCCACTTGTCAGCCCAGCGTGTGGCTCTGGAAGTTAAGCGCAATGGGAAAGGCAAAGACAACTCTGTCGGCTCCTTTATTGAGGAGCTAGTGGTGCGCAGGGAGCTGACTGACAACTTCTGCTACTACAACAAGAAGTATGACAGTGTGGAGG GTGCATATATGTGGGCTCAGAAAACCCTGAAGGACCATGCCAATGACAAGAGGCCATATCTCTACACATGTGAGCAGTTGGAAAAGGCACAGACACATGACAAACTGTGGAACGCAGCTCAG TATCAGATGGTGGTTGATGGAAAGATGCATGGTTTCTTGAGAATGTACTGGGCCAAAAAGATTCTGGAGTGGACTTCATCCCCAGAGGAGGCGCTCTCCATCGCTCTGTACCTAAATGATCGCTATGAGCTCGATGGCCAGGACCCTAATGGCTTTGTCG GTTGTATGTGGTCAATTTGTGGCATCCATGACCAGGGCTGGGGCGAGAGACCTATTTTTGGAAAGATTCGCTATATGAACTACAAAGGCTGCACTCGGAAGTTTGACGTAGCCAAGTTTGAGAAGAATTACTGTCCCAAAAAGCTTTGA
- the LOC137098335 gene encoding UAP56-interacting factor-like — MNKVDFTAGRGKGPSVPDKVDMSLDDIIRLNKKEQQLKRRQATVNRRPVKKKGLLNQGKGVSSRSAGQIHRGCGVPRGGASKLRNRRGPLLPGRRRGQGVITGLAARRPAALLKRVGTLNRTTFNQKTRQKTRPFIQRTEGQYRKPEVQRRPYRQPDPQKGQTAASVRRPFQLRRRPLPSIQQTQRDARQATFLFHRGLKVQAQVQKSNPQSPTARTRQWRTSSTSSGILTVSIDNPTARTQPEPPTAWTLHPPAASSAPIKVETMEKKIPKGVPLQFDINSVGKPQTSMTLNERFRILKDQRTATAHSSKASRFVTVG; from the exons ATGAACAAGGTTGATTTTACAGCGGGTCGAGGGAAAGGACCATCGGTCCCGGATAAAGTCGACATGTCATTAG ATGATATTATTCGGTTGAACAAAAAAGAGCAACAGCTAAAAAGGAGACAGGCCACTGTGAACCGTCGACCAGTCAAGAAGAAAGGCCTCTTAAACCAAGGGAAAGGAGTTTCATCGCGGAGTGCAGGACAGATCCATAGAG GATGTGGCGTACCACGAGGAGGGGCGTCTAAATTAAGAAACAGAAGAGGGCCTCTCCTACCAGGTCGACGACGGGGGCAAGGGGTTATCACAGGACTGGCTGCCAGGAGGCCGGCTGCCCTGCTGAAACGGGTCGGCACGCTCAACAGAACGACGTTCAACCAG aaaacaagacagaaaacaaggCCTTTCATTCAGCGCACTGAAGGTCAGTATAGGAAGCCTGAGGTTCAGAGACGGCCGTACAGGCAGCCTGATCCACAGAAAGGCCAGACTGCAGCATCAGTCCGGAGACCATTTCAGCTGCGACGACG ACCACTACCATCGATCCAGCAGACTCAGAGGGACGCACGCCAAgccacatttctttttcacagaGGACTCAAG GTACAAGCCCAGGTGCAAAAGTCAAATCCTCAGTCTCCTACAGCCAGAACTCGACA GTGGCGTACGTCATCAACCAGCAGTGGAATCTTGACAGTTTCAATTGATAACCCCACAGCTCGGACTCAGCCAGA acCCCCCACTGCCTGGACCCTTCATCCCCCAGCCGCTAGCTCGGCTCCTATCAAAGTAGAAACTATGGAGAAGAAAATACCTAAAGGCGTGCCTCTACAGTTTGACATTAACAGTGTTGGGAAACCG CAAACTTCAATGACCTTGAACGAACGATTCCGCATCCTAAAAGATCAGCGCACTGCCACAGCACACAGCAGTAAAGCAAGCAGATTTGTTACTGTGGGTTAG